Below is a genomic region from Nitrospira sp..
CTTCGAGCGCGGCGGGACGATCACAGACCGTCGCCCGCAGCCCTCGGTTTCTGGCGAGGAACGCCAACGCATATGTCCCCGGTCCCCCGCCGAGATCCAGCAGCGATTTCGCTCCTTTGAGCGAAATACCGGCGGCTAGACGCGGTGCGAGATCCATCGTACGTTGATGCATGGCCCAGGTGAATCGTGAGCGATAGTCCGGCTCCTCGGGCTCGTCGTGGTCGACAGGTTTTCCGGTTCGCACCGACTCAGTCAAATCCGCCCAATCGCGCCACTGATCGGCAAGCAGGTCGATATAGCTGCCTCGATAAGCGGGATGGTCGCCGTTCAACAGAGTCAGACCCAACCGGCCGCTCCGGTACCGCTCTCCCTTCTTTATGAGCAGTCCGGCCATGGCCAAATTCCGGCAGAGCATCGTCACTCCCCGTTCGCTGACCTTGAGCGATCGGGCTAATTGGGGCGGAGTCCAGGTCGAGGAGTCCATGACCGTGAAGAGTTTCAGTTCGAGGGCGGTGAGAATGATCCGCGGAAGACGATACCCGGCAAGAAGGTCGCGGAACTCGGAAAAGGTCGCCGGCGCCCTCATCATGTCGCTCCGCCGATTTGCCGCCGGCACCAGCGGATCAGATCCTCCACTTTGGCAAGGTTATGAAAGTCCACCGGCCGTTCGAACGTCACCGCCACATATTCATCATTCATCTCGGATTGCTCCGAGAATCCGGACTGTAAAAGAAGGCCCCTGAATTTCGACACCGCCGGCTGAATGAAGTATTTCGCCTGCTTGGCGATCTCGTCCGTGCCCAGATCCTCCGGAGTGCCGTCGGACATGAGGCTCATCACGTCATCCATCGCCACTCCGTACTGACAAAGCACCTTCCCTTCCGGCTTGAGTTCCAACAGCCAGCCGTCGTCTCCCAGATCCAGCGCCAACGCACCGCCCGGCTCAAGCTCGTAGAGCTGGGGAAACGCCGCGTTCAACCTGGTCCGGGCTTCAGCCCAACCCGGCGATATCGGTTCACTCATGTGGTCCCCCGACAATTTCCCGTTCTCGTCGCTCACGGAGATCCCGCAGCCGCTTGGTGTTCTCGTTCAATTTCGGCAGCTGATATTTCCGGTCCATTTCCACCACCCGCTCCAGCAAGGCGACCGCTTCGCCAAGACGGCCGAGTTCCTCGTAGCACTGAGCCAGCACGTAGCGAGCGCCGCCCGCGCGGAGTTCGTCATGCGCCCGTTCCGCAATGGATTGGCTGGTTTGACAGCAAGCAATCGCGTCGTCATGACGGCGCTGCATCAAGAAGGTCCGCCCCATCATGCGCCAGGCATCGGCCGCACCGCCTGGATTCTCCAATCGGCGCATCAGCAGAAGCGAACGTTCATACCATCGGATCGCCTCATCGAATTGGCCGGTCTCCCTCGCGATCAGGCCGAGATCGGAATACAGAACCGCCTTGGCCGTCTCGTCGCGTGTCTTGGTCATCAAGTCCAACGCTTCAAGATAGTAGGCCCTCGCCCGCTCCCATTCTCCCGCGTCCGCGCGCAGGTTACCTAGATTGGCCAATGTCGTCCCGATCCCCTTCTCGTCGCCGAACACTTTCTGCAGTTCCAACACCTCCTGATAATAGTCCTGCGCCGCCTCTCGCCGGCCGCTGACCGCACAGATGTTGCCGAGATTGCCGAGCGTGGCCACCAAGGCCCGCTGGTCGCCGGTCATCCGATCGCATTCGAGCGCCTTGGCATAGCAGGTGTACGCCTCGGTATAGTGCCCGCGCGAGAAGTGTTCGTTCCCCTGCCGATTGAGCTCCTCCGACAAGCCGTTCTTGAGCATCATGGCGGCGAGTCCTTCAACGCCAACTCCACCGCCTGTTTCGCGCCGGTGAGAATCGAGACTCCGTCGCCGACCAAGAGCGCATCGAAGGTGTACTTCAACAGGCGCCGCAGCCCTTCCCGCGCCTTGGCGACATCGGCGTATTTCTCCGCAGCCAACAGACTCAGGACCCCGGCGGGCTTTCCGATCAACGCATCGCCGACGATGATGGTGCCCTTGCCCTGCGGAATGAACAGCGCCGACTCTCCGGGAGACTTTTGATCACTCAGCTGGACCGCCCACATTCCACCCGGCAGCAACTCTCCGTCCTTGAACGTTCTGGAGGGCTGAAGATCCATGTGTCCGGCATCCGCATCAGGCACCCATAACTGACATCGGAATTCATTTCTGCACGTTTCGGCCTCCCGCCGATGATCGCGATTCGTGACGACGATGTAATCGACGCCTCCTTGGCGGCGTATCAGCGTAGTCGCCTCCGCCGTCAGGGGAGGCGGATCCACGAGAATCTTGTGCTCGCCGATCGCCAGGAACAGTCCGTTGAAATCCAGCTGTTTCTCTTCGGAGAACCAGGACCATTGCCAGATGTCGCGAAGCAGTTGTTTCATGGAATACTCCGGATCACACGCCAAGCGGAATCTCTCTGGTAGGAGCCGGTGATGAACAGCTCGCGCGCATCAGACGGAAAGGACCCGTCTCAACGGCTCACAGCGCCGCAACCGCGTCCTTCAGGACCTTCGTGACTTTGGTTTCAATGCTCGGGTCGCTCGGTAGATCGATGATGTCGTCCTCGGGCAGCGTGATGAACTTCCGGTTCGACCCCTTCGTGAGGGAAATCAGAAACATGCTATTGGAGGGCGAGACGGGTATGACCACCTGCACGGCGGGATCAATGCCCTTGACCACCTCCAGAAACTTCTGCTTCCCGGCTTCAATCTCGTCCATAGAGCATCCCGCCTCCCGTCGGCCGTGTCGTTACATCTTGTGCCCGGACCCGGCCAATAGTTTTTCGACCTCGGCCACTATCACGTCGGCACCGGCCAGGTCCATGTTCCCGACGCGCTGCCAGCGAATCACTCCGTCTTGGTCGATGACGTACACGTTAGGGATGAACTTTCCCCCTCCGTAGAGCTTGTCCGTCACTTTTCCGGGATCCAGCAGATATGGATAGGTGACCTTGACGGG
It encodes:
- a CDS encoding methyltransferase — its product is MMRAPATFSEFRDLLAGYRLPRIILTALELKLFTVMDSSTWTPPQLARSLKVSERGVTMLCRNLAMAGLLIKKGERYRSGRLGLTLLNGDHPAYRGSYIDLLADQWRDWADLTESVRTGKPVDHDEPEEPDYRSRFTWAMHQRTMDLAPRLAAGISLKGAKSLLDLGGGPGTYALAFLARNRGLRATVCDRPAALEVAKTIARSHKSGARLSCLPLDLLSDPIPRSYDVVWFSNVVHIYSPEQNQAVFRRIKAALNPGGRLLVQDAFLHDREGLLPEDASLFALSMLLFTETGDTYRAADVTAWLKAAGFEDVRLLKLKKAQEDWEGGVLEARVPRAIARTRASRRRSTRG
- a CDS encoding tetratricopeptide repeat protein: MMLKNGLSEELNRQGNEHFSRGHYTEAYTCYAKALECDRMTGDQRALVATLGNLGNICAVSGRREAAQDYYQEVLELQKVFGDEKGIGTTLANLGNLRADAGEWERARAYYLEALDLMTKTRDETAKAVLYSDLGLIARETGQFDEAIRWYERSLLLMRRLENPGGAADAWRMMGRTFLMQRRHDDAIACCQTSQSIAERAHDELRAGGARYVLAQCYEELGRLGEAVALLERVVEMDRKYQLPKLNENTKRLRDLRERREREIVGGPHE